The Curtobacterium poinsettiae DNA segment ACCGCGTGCGGACAGCCCGTCTACGCGGGCGACTACAACCCCAAGAACGACAGCCCGGGTGAGAGCGGCAACTACACCGTTGCAGCAGCGACCGCCGGATCGATCAACCTGGCGTTCCTGAACATGGCGCAGAAGCTCGACCTCTGTGACATCCGCGACACCGCCGAATCACTCGGTGTGCACCGCGCGGACGGCGGCGAGCTGCAGTACAACCCGTCGGCGGTCCTCGGGACGAACGACATCGCACCCATGACGATGGCCGCCGCGTACGCAGCCGTGTCCAACAACGGCATCTACTGCAAGCCGATCGCCATCGACGAGATCACCTCGCCGTCCGGCAAGAAGCTCGGCGGCCAGACGAAGGACTGCAAGCAGGCGATCGACCCCGAGGTCGCGCACGCAGCTGTCTACGCAATGAAGGGCACGATCACGAGCGGTACTGCGCGTGGAGCCCAGACCCCGGACGGCACGCAGCTCTTCGCGAAGACCGGCACGACGGACACCGCGAACCAGATCTGGCTCGTGGGCGCGAGTTCGCGCGTCGCGACTGCCTACTGGCAGGGCAACACGGACGGCAAGCTGAACAACCTCCGTCACTACAGCAACGGGGTGAACGGCACGTACGCCGGTGTCCGTGCGGATGTCTGGAAGCAGGCGATGACCCCGATCAACGCGACCTACCCGGCGGGCCCGTTCACCGACCCGAACAGCTCGGCGCTCCGCGGCAACGCCAAGGCACTGCCGAACCTGCAGGGCAAGACGGCGGACGAAGCGCGTGCGACCGTCTCGGGAGCCGGCTTCACCTACGTCGACGGCGGTGCACGCCCCGGTCCTGGCGACCCGGGGTCGGTCCTGTCGACCTCGCCGGCAGCGGGCGCGCTCCTGTCCTCGGGTTCGAGCGTCACCGTCTACACCTCCGACGGTACCCAGGCGACCGTCCCGGAGATCGGCGGCGACTCCCTCGGGGACGCCCGCTCGGCCCTGAACGACGCCGGGTTCACGAACGTCAACCTCGCCGACAGCTACGCCAAGGGCGGCGGTGGCAAGACCTGCAAGGTCGCCGCGGTCGAGCCGGCGATCAACGCCACGGCGAACAAGAACGACAACGTGACGATCCAGCTCTACGGCGACAAGAACGGCAAGGCGCCCAAGGACTGCAAGTGACCCGCGGTCGCACCGCACTCGGTGTCCTCGCTGCCGGCGCGGCCGTCGGGGCTGCTTCGGCAGCGTGGGGCTCGCTCGTCGAGCGTCGTCGCTTCGGGATCCGGTGGGAGACCGTCCCGGTGCTCCCGCCGGGCTCCCGTGACGTCACCGTCCTGCACCTCTCCGACATCCACATGGCCCCGTGGCAGGCCGACAAGCAGCAGTGGTTGCGCGACCTGAGCCTGGTCGAACCGGACTTCATCGTGAACACCGGGGACAACCTCGGCCACGCGACCGCGAACGCTGCCGTGGAGTACGCGCTCGAGCCGTTCCGCGGGGTGCCCGGTGTCTTCGCCTACGGGTCGAACGACTTCTTCGGGCCCTCCCCGCGCAACCCGCTGAAGTACTTCTCCGGGCCGAGCCGGATGCACAAGGCCGCGGAGCCCGTCGGTCTGGACATCGATCGGCAGACGGCGTTCTTCGAGTCGCTCGGCTGGCTCGACCTGAACGACCAGGCGCACGCGATCGAACTCCGCGGCTCCCGGTTCGAGCTGTTCGGCACCTCGGATGCGCACCGCGACTGGGACCGCCTCGACCTGCTCCCCACGAACGTCGACGAGATGCGCAGCGACGTACCGTGGTCCGAGGACGAGGACGGACCCGCTCCCGTCGCGATCGGTGTCACGCACGCGCCCTACCGTCGCGTGCTCGATGCGTTCGTGACGCAGGGTGCCGACATCATCTTCGCCGGACACACCCACGGCGGTCAGGTGGCGCTTCCGGGAGTCGGC contains these protein-coding regions:
- a CDS encoding metallophosphoesterase; the encoded protein is MTRGRTALGVLAAGAAVGAASAAWGSLVERRRFGIRWETVPVLPPGSRDVTVLHLSDIHMAPWQADKQQWLRDLSLVEPDFIVNTGDNLGHATANAAVEYALEPFRGVPGVFAYGSNDFFGPSPRNPLKYFSGPSRMHKAAEPVGLDIDRQTAFFESLGWLDLNDQAHAIELRGSRFELFGTSDAHRDWDRLDLLPTNVDEMRSDVPWSEDEDGPAPVAIGVTHAPYRRVLDAFVTQGADIIFAGHTHGGQVALPGVGALVTNSDLPRRYASGLHKWEHRNHWSWLEVSAGLGTSIYAPVRFACRPEAVVVTLTARAS